The uncultured Desulfuromusa sp. genome has a segment encoding these proteins:
- a CDS encoding glycosyltransferase, whose protein sequence is MRVLHIAYQQLRRYGKTRVSWAQKLTHGLIRNDHFVQGFSDRDVAAFEAPFGWRDLGKGKANKRLLETVEAFDPDLVIAGHCDIVSNETLEKIRQICPHAALAHCNNDPLFVPENVEKIKHRAQVVDAIFVSTGRCELSIFEGSRARIYHMPNPVDPAVENLDNSIKKEFEIDLLFCSNSDDFTKRLELVKSLKDTLQTEMKFKTFGSFGDPPVWGRDYDHALSETKMGLNLNRQEGHYWYSSARMAQLAGNGILQFTHSSPRFDTLLPPDSVVYFDDADDLRNKIREFHNDDVKRQAWAACAREFFHKEMNNKLYAQYILESSLLQPYSHDYVWAQDINPDGCLKP, encoded by the coding sequence ATGCGAGTTCTACATATAGCTTATCAGCAATTAAGACGATATGGAAAAACGCGTGTCAGCTGGGCACAGAAGTTGACTCATGGATTGATCAGGAATGATCATTTTGTTCAGGGGTTCAGTGATCGCGACGTGGCCGCATTTGAAGCACCTTTCGGCTGGCGCGACCTTGGTAAAGGCAAAGCAAATAAACGTTTGCTGGAGACTGTCGAAGCCTTTGATCCTGATCTGGTTATTGCGGGGCATTGTGATATCGTCAGTAATGAAACGCTGGAGAAAATTCGGCAAATCTGTCCCCATGCAGCTCTTGCACATTGCAATAATGATCCCTTGTTTGTCCCGGAAAATGTAGAGAAGATCAAGCATCGTGCTCAAGTTGTGGATGCCATATTTGTTTCTACCGGGCGCTGTGAACTGTCTATTTTTGAAGGGAGTCGGGCGCGTATTTATCATATGCCGAATCCGGTTGATCCAGCTGTCGAAAACCTCGACAACTCGATTAAAAAAGAGTTTGAAATTGATCTTCTGTTTTGTAGTAACAGTGATGATTTTACCAAACGACTGGAACTGGTGAAATCTCTAAAAGATACATTGCAGACGGAGATGAAATTCAAGACTTTTGGTAGCTTTGGAGACCCGCCAGTGTGGGGCCGGGACTATGATCATGCGTTAAGTGAAACCAAAATGGGACTGAATCTGAATCGTCAGGAAGGACATTACTGGTATTCTTCGGCGCGGATGGCCCAACTCGCAGGAAACGGGATTCTTCAGTTCACCCACAGCTCGCCACGTTTTGACACCCTGCTGCCGCCTGATTCTGTCGTTTATTTTGATGATGCAGACGATCTACGTAATAAAATACGCGAGTTTCATAATGATGATGTAAAACGACAGGCGTGGGCTGCTTGTGCCCGTGAGTTTTTTCATAAAGAGATGAATAATAAACTGTATGCCCAGTATATTCTTGAGTCTTCTCTGTTGCAGCCCTACAGTCATGACTATGTCTGGGCGCAGGATATTAACCCGGATGGTTGTTTGAAGCCATGA
- a CDS encoding ELM1/GtrOC1 family putative glycosyltransferase yields the protein MKQSPVERTIVTPERFLILSDGKPGHVNQAIAFAGLLGYGYDLCPVSFRNRGRKALSYLLDRLGIYSDSLFDAEKRAGEYAAVVSAGSGTYYANKALAKQLGCQSVAIMLPRGYRFDFDLIVAQQHDNPPAQANIVDVPINLTYVEPQGIIKPQAGDKYIALVIGGDSPHSKMNVELLRQQIVHILELFPEHKVWMTTSRRTPEVVEKMLHEFSYQRAVYYSQEPINPIPDYLQHSDYVFLTADSSSMISEAVSFGTSCVEVLPLSGELSERSKFSQLLKTLSAMNCLHVFDGSCDTCQNKISLADIFKQKMTENFELKSV from the coding sequence ATGAAGCAGAGTCCAGTTGAAAGAACAATTGTGACACCCGAACGATTCCTGATTCTGAGTGATGGGAAGCCCGGCCATGTGAACCAGGCGATTGCTTTTGCCGGGCTCCTTGGCTATGGGTATGATTTATGCCCGGTGAGTTTCCGGAACCGTGGGAGAAAGGCATTGTCCTATCTGCTGGACCGGCTGGGAATTTATTCTGACAGTTTGTTTGATGCAGAGAAAAGGGCCGGTGAATATGCTGCGGTTGTATCAGCAGGTTCCGGGACTTATTATGCGAACAAGGCTCTGGCGAAGCAGCTGGGATGTCAATCAGTTGCCATTATGCTGCCCAGAGGGTATCGATTTGATTTTGATTTGATTGTTGCGCAACAGCACGATAATCCGCCTGCACAGGCCAATATTGTTGATGTGCCGATTAATTTGACCTATGTTGAGCCTCAAGGAATTATTAAACCGCAGGCTGGAGATAAATATATTGCGCTGGTTATCGGCGGTGATAGTCCACACTCAAAAATGAATGTGGAGCTGTTAAGACAGCAAATTGTTCATATTTTAGAGCTGTTTCCTGAACATAAAGTCTGGATGACAACCTCACGACGTACTCCTGAAGTTGTTGAGAAGATGTTGCATGAATTCAGCTATCAACGAGCGGTGTATTATTCTCAGGAACCGATTAATCCGATCCCCGATTACCTGCAGCATAGTGACTATGTTTTTTTAACAGCAGACTCAAGTTCAATGATCAGTGAGGCGGTTAGTTTTGGGACGAGCTGTGTCGAAGTTTTACCCCTGTCCGGTGAACTGTCTGAACGCAGCAAATTTAGCCAATTGCTCAAGACTTTATCTGCAATGAACTGTCTGCACGTGTTCGATGGTTCCTGTGATACATGTCAAAATAAAATTTCTCTGGCTGATATTTTTAAACAAAAAATGACAGAAAACTTTGAATTGAAATCTGTATGA
- a CDS encoding Trm112 family protein has protein sequence MPVRPELMEILACPKCKQPVKLSDEGDYILCDACRLRYPIRDDIPVMLIDEAESS, from the coding sequence ATGCCAGTACGTCCTGAGTTGATGGAAATTCTTGCCTGCCCGAAGTGTAAACAACCCGTGAAACTTAGTGATGAAGGTGATTATATCCTCTGCGATGCTTGCCGTTTGCGGTATCCCATCCGTGATGATATTCCGGTGATGTTGATTGATGAAGCAGAGTCCAGTTGA
- a CDS encoding glycosyltransferase yields MSSLNDKVKVAQILAGAEQGGAENFFVRLVSGLQASGRYSQHAFLRNHQHRIDSLRQNGVSAQGFRFGSSVHFLDHQRYLKALKDCDPEIVMTWMNRASKATPKGNYRLVSRLGHYYDLKYYRHADYWVGISKGICDHLIKGGMPASKVIHIPNFADETEVSPLPRNSFDTPVDRPLLLAAGRLHVNKGFDVLLRALVEIPDACLWLAGSGPEEKSLKQQCDDLNLNDRVRFLGWRTDVTALMRTADLFVCPSRHEGLGSIVMESWFHDCPIIATNSQGPGEVIEDGETGLLTPVDQVESLVTGIKRLLEDGEGIKRLTKNAKAHYHQFYCKDVIVKMYESFYSEIL; encoded by the coding sequence ATGTCATCATTGAACGATAAAGTAAAAGTTGCTCAAATTCTTGCTGGTGCAGAGCAGGGTGGAGCTGAAAACTTTTTTGTCAGACTGGTCTCAGGGTTACAAGCTTCGGGGCGGTATTCGCAACATGCTTTTTTGCGAAACCACCAGCATCGTATTGATTCCTTGAGGCAGAATGGTGTCTCTGCTCAGGGATTTCGTTTTGGCAGTTCTGTCCATTTTTTAGATCACCAACGTTATTTGAAGGCGTTGAAAGACTGCGACCCTGAAATTGTCATGACCTGGATGAACCGTGCCAGTAAAGCAACACCGAAGGGAAATTATAGGTTAGTCAGTCGGCTTGGTCATTACTATGACCTGAAATATTACCGTCATGCAGACTATTGGGTCGGGATTTCAAAGGGAATATGTGACCACTTGATCAAGGGGGGAATGCCTGCATCAAAAGTTATTCATATCCCCAATTTTGCTGATGAAACAGAAGTTTCACCATTGCCGAGAAACAGTTTTGATACACCGGTTGATCGTCCACTATTGCTGGCTGCTGGAAGGTTGCATGTCAATAAGGGTTTTGATGTGCTACTCAGAGCTCTCGTAGAGATACCTGATGCTTGTCTGTGGCTGGCAGGCTCAGGACCAGAGGAAAAATCTCTTAAACAGCAATGTGATGACTTGAATCTGAATGATCGAGTTCGGTTTCTTGGCTGGCGCACTGACGTGACCGCTCTGATGCGGACGGCAGACTTGTTTGTCTGCCCTTCACGGCATGAAGGTTTGGGATCAATAGTTATGGAATCTTGGTTTCATGATTGTCCGATTATCGCAACTAATTCCCAGGGCCCTGGAGAGGTGATTGAAGACGGTGAGACTGGTCTATTGACCCCGGTAGATCAGGTAGAATCACTTGTTACTGGAATAAAGCGATTGCTGGAAGATGGAGAGGGCATAAAAAGGTTAACCAAGAACGCTAAAGCACATTATCATCAGTTTTATTGTAAAGATGTTATTGTGAAAATGTACGAAAGTTTTTATTCTGAAATCTTATAG
- a CDS encoding glycosyltransferase family 4 protein: MKILQVTAALEQGGVERGTVEMAAFIVLQGAESFVASQGGRLVVELDKGGTKHLTLPLAKRNPFAILSSAYQLRKLILDEKINLVHARSRAPAWAAYIACRLTGIPFVTTFHGTHRIQNRMKKFYNSIMTRGQRVIAISQFIKNHILDNYGIDETLIDIAPRGFDPDRIDPQKVTAVKLQQLKEHWGLVDDLPVIALPGRLTRWKGQTLFLQALAQIQELKWQAVIIGGAGHKRAFLDELRNLATSSGIESRVFFVGDQADIVPFYALADVVVSASTEPEAFGRVAVEAQAMGKPIIASAHGGALETVRDGETGWLFKNNDAEDLADKLRLALAPDTDLTKIGTAARTFVENEYTVEKMCAAEWASYQRILADA; the protein is encoded by the coding sequence ATGAAAATTCTTCAAGTGACAGCTGCTCTTGAACAGGGGGGTGTTGAACGCGGGACCGTCGAAATGGCGGCGTTCATAGTTTTGCAAGGGGCTGAAAGTTTTGTTGCTTCTCAAGGCGGGAGATTGGTTGTTGAACTGGATAAAGGTGGTACGAAACATTTGACTTTACCGCTTGCCAAGCGCAATCCTTTTGCGATTCTGTCCTCGGCATATCAGTTGCGAAAATTGATTCTCGATGAAAAAATCAACCTGGTACATGCCCGTTCCCGAGCTCCGGCCTGGGCCGCTTATATCGCCTGTCGGCTTACAGGTATTCCGTTTGTCACAACTTTTCATGGCACCCACCGCATCCAGAATCGTATGAAAAAGTTTTATAATAGTATTATGACTCGTGGGCAGAGAGTTATAGCCATCAGCCAATTCATAAAAAATCATATCCTGGACAATTACGGCATTGATGAAACGTTGATTGATATTGCTCCACGTGGATTTGACCCGGATCGTATCGATCCGCAGAAAGTTACAGCAGTTAAATTACAACAGTTGAAAGAACATTGGGGGCTTGTTGATGATTTGCCTGTAATCGCTCTCCCTGGACGATTAACTCGTTGGAAAGGGCAGACTTTATTTTTGCAGGCCTTAGCTCAAATTCAAGAGCTGAAGTGGCAAGCTGTGATCATTGGAGGGGCTGGTCATAAGCGGGCTTTTCTCGATGAACTCAGAAATCTGGCGACCTCTTCAGGCATTGAATCTCGGGTTTTTTTCGTGGGTGATCAAGCAGATATTGTCCCTTTTTATGCTTTGGCAGATGTTGTTGTCTCCGCCTCAACTGAACCGGAAGCCTTTGGTCGTGTGGCTGTCGAAGCTCAGGCAATGGGGAAGCCGATTATTGCTTCAGCCCACGGAGGCGCTTTGGAAACGGTTCGTGATGGAGAGACCGGCTGGTTGTTTAAAAATAATGATGCAGAAGATCTGGCAGATAAACTCAGGTTAGCGTTAGCGCCAGATACGGATTTAACAAAAATTGGGACGGCTGCGCGAACTTTTGTGGAAAATGAGTATACAGTAGAAAAAATGTGTGCAGCGGAATGGGCGAGTTATCAGAGAATTCTGGCTGATGCTTAA
- a CDS encoding 3-deoxy-D-manno-octulosonic acid transferase, whose protein sequence is MVYLLYNLLLLISAIFLVPYYLLRGLRYGKSRRGIRERLGYYSPQQLSLLRSKKTVWIHAVSVGETRAAMPLIKQIRLKYPDLQILVSNVTETGHAIAMEDKDIDLCLFFPFDFSWAVRKALHMVHPELIIIVETEIWPNFTRQAHQLNIPLVLVNGRISDRSFPRYRFVRFLLRPILDRFSAFCMQSQTDAERIMALGAPDGRVENTGNLKFDHDLKEVTAIQVQERKKQYILPDQSAIFVAGSTHDSEEKYLLEAYKKIADQIERDLILVIIPRHPERKREVQFLLKESGFKYRLRSTLSPGDPLLAPGEVLVVDTLGEVLDLYSVADLIFVGGSLVPVGGHNLLEAALMSKPVLFGPHVHNFKEISAKLIRAGAGVKVANPSELVRQSIIMFNDPARCRAMGEAGRSLIAENAGTTERTMRHISKVLQ, encoded by the coding sequence ATGGTTTATCTGCTATATAATCTCCTGTTGTTGATTTCAGCAATTTTTCTGGTGCCATATTATCTTTTGCGTGGCTTGCGCTATGGAAAGAGTCGCCGTGGTATCAGAGAGCGGTTGGGTTATTACTCTCCGCAGCAACTGAGTTTACTTCGGTCTAAAAAAACCGTCTGGATTCATGCGGTTTCCGTAGGAGAAACCCGTGCCGCAATGCCTCTGATTAAACAGATTCGTTTGAAGTATCCTGACCTGCAAATTCTTGTCAGTAATGTCACGGAAACAGGGCATGCCATCGCCATGGAAGACAAGGACATTGACCTTTGCCTGTTCTTTCCTTTTGATTTTTCCTGGGCTGTGCGTAAAGCACTTCATATGGTTCATCCGGAACTTATTATTATTGTTGAAACAGAAATCTGGCCCAATTTTACCCGCCAGGCGCATCAACTGAATATTCCTTTGGTTCTGGTCAACGGACGCATATCAGACCGCTCTTTTCCCCGTTACCGCTTTGTACGTTTTCTGTTACGCCCCATATTGGATCGGTTTTCTGCTTTTTGTATGCAATCACAAACAGATGCTGAGCGTATCATGGCCCTTGGTGCCCCCGATGGCCGTGTTGAAAATACCGGTAACCTCAAATTTGATCATGATTTGAAAGAAGTGACCGCGATACAGGTTCAAGAAAGGAAAAAGCAATATATCTTGCCGGATCAGTCAGCGATTTTTGTGGCTGGAAGCACCCACGATAGTGAAGAAAAATATTTGCTGGAGGCATATAAAAAAATAGCCGACCAGATTGAACGGGATCTTATTCTGGTTATTATCCCCCGCCATCCTGAGCGCAAACGTGAAGTGCAATTTTTGCTGAAAGAATCCGGGTTCAAATACCGACTTCGCAGTACATTGTCACCCGGAGATCCATTGTTAGCTCCTGGTGAAGTTCTTGTTGTTGATACCCTTGGTGAAGTTCTTGATCTTTATAGTGTTGCTGATCTTATTTTTGTCGGTGGAAGTCTGGTTCCTGTCGGGGGACATAATCTTTTAGAGGCGGCGTTAATGTCAAAACCGGTTCTTTTTGGGCCACATGTCCATAATTTCAAGGAGATTTCCGCTAAATTGATCCGTGCCGGTGCTGGAGTCAAGGTTGCAAATCCGAGCGAGCTGGTCCGCCAGAGTATTATTATGTTCAATGACCCAGCTCGTTGTCGTGCCATGGGCGAAGCAGGACGTTCCTTGATTGCAGAAAATGCCGGGACGACAGAGCGCACCATGCGGCATATTTCAAAAGTTTTGCAATGA
- a CDS encoding YrbL family protein, with amino-acid sequence MILLQQIKPFAQGGNRLCFVHPEDANLCIKVRRPDFTLEDLRRKKGFPKNLRRLSAFDDNLEEYQVIHSLEKVCGDTIYRHIYRCYEFVETDFGPGLVTELIRDADGRVSVSLKQYLWAEGYHSACQQAVGELTHFWLAQAVPSRELLTHNIVVQLDDIGNIVRLVVVDGLGASTLIPFKWLPRMLQKRKIQAKIKRLNDRISDFLDHCAEGREPSRVGMLMHRDETAKEFISGSCQSKR; translated from the coding sequence ATGATTCTGTTGCAACAAATCAAGCCATTTGCCCAAGGTGGAAACCGGCTCTGTTTTGTCCACCCTGAGGATGCGAATCTTTGTATCAAGGTGCGTCGGCCGGATTTTACCCTGGAAGATCTCCGCAGAAAGAAAGGCTTTCCTAAAAATCTCAGACGGTTATCTGCCTTTGATGATAATCTGGAAGAATACCAGGTTATTCATAGCTTGGAGAAGGTTTGTGGAGATACCATTTATCGGCATATCTATCGGTGTTATGAGTTTGTAGAAACTGATTTTGGTCCCGGATTGGTCACAGAGCTTATTCGAGATGCAGATGGCAGGGTTTCAGTCTCTTTGAAGCAATATCTTTGGGCCGAGGGGTATCATTCAGCTTGTCAGCAAGCTGTTGGGGAATTGACCCATTTCTGGCTAGCTCAAGCTGTTCCGTCACGTGAATTATTGACGCATAATATTGTTGTGCAACTGGATGATATTGGAAATATTGTCCGGCTGGTCGTTGTCGATGGACTCGGGGCCTCTACGCTAATCCCGTTTAAATGGCTGCCCCGCATGTTACAGAAAAGAAAAATTCAGGCTAAAATAAAGCGTTTAAACGATAGGATATCAGATTTTTTAGATCATTGTGCTGAGGGGAGAGAGCCAAGTCGAGTCGGAATGTTGATGCATCGTGATGAAACGGCAAAAGAGTTTATTTCCGGCTCATGCCAATCGAAAAGATGA
- the lpxK gene encoding tetraacyldisaccharide 4'-kinase — MSCLLAIHRSLVKQGARNLWEKLLLLLLLPFSILYGGVGWIRNRCYDSNVFPAYQAHLPVISVGNLAAGGTGKTPVVDWLVKEFGNQRKRAAIVSRGYAGSFNGDVGIVSRGDGILMSPAECGDEPYLLAKRNPRCSVIIAKKRIHAMKVLEQHEESDVIILDDGFQHRAVKRDVDLVLLDASRPLGNGWPLPAGNLREFPDALKRADFILMSRSKLPTSDDFMGYKVYNSEHQLADIAVDLDGDRVPVDQLKGLKLLAFAGIADPESFFSSLEKIGLSLTKRLSFTDHTEYRTQILEQLNKAAMSVDALITTEKDAVKLAADMFTLPCYQIPMDINIDNSTELMERLKKRLWS, encoded by the coding sequence ATGAGTTGCCTCCTGGCTATCCATCGTTCTCTTGTTAAGCAAGGGGCAAGGAATTTATGGGAAAAGTTGCTTCTATTGCTCTTACTCCCATTTTCAATTTTATATGGGGGTGTTGGTTGGATTCGTAACCGCTGCTACGATTCTAATGTATTTCCTGCATATCAAGCGCATTTGCCGGTGATTTCAGTGGGTAATCTTGCTGCCGGAGGGACAGGAAAAACCCCCGTTGTCGATTGGTTGGTCAAAGAGTTTGGCAATCAGAGGAAACGTGCTGCAATTGTCAGTCGTGGGTACGCCGGTAGTTTCAACGGAGATGTCGGTATTGTTTCCAGAGGAGACGGGATATTGATGTCCCCTGCTGAATGCGGTGATGAACCCTATCTTCTGGCAAAAAGAAATCCCAGGTGCTCTGTTATCATTGCAAAAAAACGCATTCATGCCATGAAGGTTCTGGAACAGCACGAAGAATCTGATGTTATTATTCTGGATGACGGTTTTCAACATCGTGCAGTCAAACGAGACGTCGATCTGGTTTTGCTTGATGCTTCGCGCCCGCTTGGCAATGGGTGGCCTCTTCCAGCCGGAAATCTCCGTGAATTTCCGGATGCCCTGAAGCGAGCCGACTTTATTCTGATGAGCCGATCGAAGCTGCCGACCAGTGATGACTTTATGGGTTACAAGGTTTATAACAGTGAGCATCAGCTGGCTGATATTGCTGTTGATCTTGATGGAGATCGGGTCCCCGTCGATCAATTGAAGGGGCTTAAATTGTTGGCTTTTGCCGGGATCGCCGATCCGGAAAGTTTTTTTTCCTCTCTGGAAAAAATTGGGCTATCTTTGACCAAGAGACTTTCTTTTACGGATCACACTGAGTACCGGACTCAAATTCTGGAGCAGCTGAATAAGGCCGCAATGAGTGTAGATGCGCTGATTACAACAGAAAAAGATGCTGTGAAGCTTGCAGCTGATATGTTTACATTGCCTTGTTATCAGATACCTATGGATATTAATATTGATAATTCAACAGAGCTGATGGAAAGACTGAAGAAACGTCTATGGAGTTAA
- a CDS encoding glycosyltransferase — MKLMQILLSQSEAGAETYFEKVAYAFTKDESIQQRLIIEAQPTRENRLQSAGVDFRTLPMDRFGKLFLYNHFLKRYVSDFDPDLIVTWVNRASRKCPKSRAVVVGRLGGYYDINNYRKCDHLIVNAPDLVRHVVDNGWSQDDVSMISNFGELPEPLNVIEPIPSIPEGHRILLTLGRLHPKKAQDVLIKALPKIPDTTLLIAGEGELQEELQALAQSLGVSDRVYFLGLRKDVRKLFDLADVCVFPSRFEPLGNVVLEAWATKTPLVAAASQGPAWLIEHEKNGLLFEIDNVGQCAEQVNRALSDHDLVKGMIEQGSLEFEKSFSMNVIISQYRQLFDQLINKKMERRT; from the coding sequence ATGAAATTAATGCAAATCTTACTATCCCAGTCTGAAGCCGGTGCAGAGACTTATTTTGAAAAAGTTGCATATGCTTTTACTAAAGATGAATCAATTCAACAACGTCTGATTATAGAAGCTCAACCCACACGGGAAAATCGCTTACAAAGTGCTGGTGTTGATTTCCGAACTTTACCAATGGATAGGTTTGGCAAGCTCTTTCTGTACAACCATTTTTTGAAACGGTATGTGTCTGATTTTGATCCGGATCTGATTGTTACCTGGGTCAACAGGGCGTCCCGAAAATGTCCGAAAAGTAGAGCCGTTGTTGTTGGCCGCCTGGGAGGCTACTACGATATCAATAACTATCGCAAATGTGATCATCTGATTGTTAATGCTCCTGATCTGGTAAGACATGTCGTGGATAATGGATGGTCGCAAGACGACGTCAGCATGATTTCCAATTTTGGTGAACTTCCGGAACCCTTAAATGTGATTGAACCCATCCCTTCAATACCTGAAGGTCATCGAATTTTATTGACATTAGGACGATTGCATCCGAAAAAAGCGCAAGACGTTCTTATTAAAGCCTTGCCGAAAATTCCTGACACAACATTATTGATTGCCGGTGAAGGCGAGTTACAGGAAGAACTGCAAGCTCTGGCGCAGTCCTTGGGAGTCTCTGACCGTGTTTACTTTCTTGGCCTGCGTAAAGATGTTCGTAAGCTTTTTGATTTGGCCGATGTCTGTGTTTTCCCTTCCCGCTTTGAACCTCTGGGAAATGTTGTGCTGGAAGCTTGGGCGACAAAGACGCCTCTGGTCGCTGCCGCAAGTCAGGGGCCAGCGTGGTTGATCGAACATGAAAAAAATGGACTGTTATTTGAAATTGATAATGTTGGGCAATGTGCCGAGCAGGTCAACAGGGCTCTTAGCGATCATGATCTGGTGAAAGGGATGATTGAACAAGGAAGCCTGGAATTTGAAAAGAGCTTTTCTATGAATGTCATCATCAGCCAGTACCGTCAATTGTTTGATCAGCTTATCAATAAAAAAATGGAAAGAAGAACTTAA
- a CDS encoding lysophospholipid acyltransferase family protein, whose amino-acid sequence MKVGDRLLLKMVPLTASLVMRLLNLSIRKDIIGVDQLHSLWDSGEHVIIPFWHDQLFLLVFGYPGKRAKLLISSSKDGELLARTMKYFDQDTVRGSSSRGGRAAFKKMLELCQEKADIVLTPDGPRGPRHELKDGVVQLARMSGRPVMPLAFVCSRGHRFKSWDRFLFPFPFSRGVYSFGEPLYFDKEEGVDGFRERLKIAMEANQRRAEAHLESYGLSAI is encoded by the coding sequence ATGAAAGTCGGTGATCGTCTCCTTTTAAAAATGGTTCCCTTGACCGCCTCTCTGGTGATGCGTTTACTGAATTTATCGATAAGAAAAGATATTATCGGTGTTGATCAGCTGCATTCCCTCTGGGACAGTGGAGAGCACGTTATTATCCCTTTTTGGCATGATCAGTTGTTTTTATTGGTTTTTGGTTATCCTGGAAAACGTGCAAAACTATTGATCAGTTCTTCAAAGGATGGAGAGTTGCTTGCGCGGACGATGAAGTATTTTGACCAGGATACGGTTCGGGGTTCTTCTTCTCGCGGTGGAAGGGCAGCCTTTAAGAAAATGTTGGAACTATGCCAGGAAAAAGCGGATATTGTTTTGACCCCGGATGGTCCCAGAGGGCCAAGGCATGAATTAAAAGATGGCGTCGTTCAGTTAGCGAGAATGAGTGGCCGTCCTGTTATGCCTCTTGCTTTTGTGTGCAGCCGTGGGCATCGATTTAAATCCTGGGATCGGTTTTTGTTTCCATTTCCTTTTTCTCGAGGTGTTTATTCTTTTGGAGAACCTCTTTATTTTGATAAAGAAGAGGGCGTTGATGGTTTCCGGGAGCGGCTGAAGATAGCGATGGAAGCCAACCAGCGACGAGCAGAAGCTCATTTGGAGTCCTATGGTTTATCTGCTATATAA